Proteins encoded by one window of Xenopus tropicalis strain Nigerian chromosome 6, UCB_Xtro_10.0, whole genome shotgun sequence:
- the LOC100495274 gene encoding uncharacterized protein LOC100495274 gives MSDISRTEKMGSDQCYLFARKLQFTANENLADERSDIITKPKCIQDMDIWKKPPPDFSVKLYKSSNFNKNTLESRDTKGGRRINTFLPDSRQTQVPQRKTGDHLPLLVPKEEPVNPFLTKFKAFGPFEASILFVKSGVYPKDRYKDPKPHDFRQYDAGIPDFHTGYPRDPLNLKLKTQHLSIVNGLRPLQEKRPPAKGFITHQPAALSWDSNLILPKNPFPPKSASYTRHRRRRGVYSAFMDRVEEKFSASIQKQSQ, from the exons ATGAGTGATATAAGTCGAACTGAAAAAATGGGAAGTGACCAGTGTTATTTGTTTGCAAGAAAACTCCAGTTTACGGCAAATGAGAACCTGGCAGATGAACGGAGTGACATTATCACTAAACCAAAATGCATTCAAGACATGGATATTTGGAAAAAACCGCCACCAGACTTTAGTGTAAAACTGTACAAGTCTtcaaattttaacaaaaataCTTTGGAATCTAGAGACACAAAAGGGGGCAgaagaataaatacatttctccCGGATTCTAGACAGACTCAGGTCCCTCAGAGGAAGACCGGCGATCACCTCCCTTTACTGGTGCCAAAAGAAGAGCCCGTCAATCCATTCCTAACAAAGTTTAAAGCTTTTGGGCCGTTTGAGGCCAGTATCTTGTTTGTGAAAAGTGGTGTTTACCCAAAAGACAGATACAAAGACCCAAAACCCCATGACTTTCGGCAG TATGACGCTGGCATACCTGATTTCCATACAGGATACCCAAGGGATCCTCTCAACCTTAAATTAAAAACACAGCATTTAAGCATTG ttAATGGACTTCGGCCTTTACAAGAGAAACGTCCACCAGCTAAAGGATTTATCACACATCAGCCTGCTGCACTATCATGGGACTCAAATCTAATTCTACCCAAAAATCCCTTCCCACCTAAATCTGCATCATATACT AGACACAGACGCCGCCGTGGGGTGTACAGTGCATTCATGGATCGCGTTGAAGAAAAATTTTCAGCAAGTATTCAAAAA CAATCCCAGTAA